In the Nitrospirales bacterium LBB_01 genome, one interval contains:
- a CDS encoding transglycosylase, with amino-acid sequence MKLRKYGYLTVVSICLLLAAGCAVRFETTGRTAPYQPSEGDAMVRIGPEYFPEFSDDYSISSLKEAINQSVKYLAKLKESATVRYAKDVYTVRELKESLSFFLTVINETNGDFAALNQQIRDHFAVYVAAGSDGRGSMFFTGYYMPALKGSRVKTDRFRYPLYSVPPDKITAELGSFKEPLKGETIVGRLIGTKLVPYYTSSEIMGGVLDGRGLELFWVDDKVGLFFLQVQGSGVIELAGGGSVYVGYGGGNGHTYKSIGKLLADEGKIPLSDVTLQTIKKYLREHPEDTDRILSYNQSYVFFRETKEAAVGAAGMPLSAGRNIAIDKSVFPLGSLVFVSSNRAEFASNGGVKETVPLTRFALCMDTGGAIKGPGRADFFWGSGKEAESQAGVMKSHGRMFFIVKKKTAP; translated from the coding sequence GTGAAGCTGCGTAAGTACGGATATCTGACTGTTGTTTCAATCTGTCTATTGTTAGCGGCAGGTTGTGCAGTGCGTTTTGAGACCACCGGCAGAACTGCCCCATATCAGCCGTCCGAGGGGGATGCTATGGTGCGGATTGGCCCTGAGTATTTTCCTGAATTTTCAGACGACTACTCTATAAGCTCTCTTAAAGAGGCTATAAACCAGTCTGTGAAGTATCTCGCTAAGTTGAAAGAAAGCGCCACGGTCAGATATGCAAAAGACGTCTATACAGTTAGGGAATTGAAAGAATCGTTGTCGTTTTTTCTTACCGTAATAAATGAAACCAATGGTGATTTCGCTGCTTTAAATCAGCAAATAAGAGACCACTTTGCAGTGTATGTGGCTGCAGGGTCAGACGGCAGAGGGAGCATGTTTTTTACAGGCTACTACATGCCGGCGCTTAAGGGCAGCAGGGTAAAGACCGACCGTTTCCGATATCCCCTCTACTCAGTGCCGCCAGATAAGATAACGGCGGAGCTTGGCTCATTTAAGGAGCCGTTAAAGGGCGAGACTATCGTAGGCCGTCTTATCGGCACAAAACTTGTGCCCTACTACACCAGCTCTGAAATAATGGGTGGCGTTCTGGATGGCAGAGGGTTAGAGCTATTTTGGGTGGATGACAAGGTTGGCTTGTTTTTTCTTCAGGTGCAAGGCTCAGGGGTGATAGAGCTTGCAGGCGGAGGCAGTGTATATGTCGGCTATGGCGGCGGTAACGGTCACACATACAAAAGCATAGGGAAACTCCTTGCAGATGAGGGGAAAATTCCACTAAGCGATGTAACTCTTCAAACCATAAAGAAGTATCTCAGAGAACACCCCGAGGACACTGACCGCATACTTTCCTATAACCAGAGTTATGTGTTTTTTAGAGAAACCAAAGAAGCGGCAGTTGGCGCTGCCGGTATGCCTCTTTCAGCCGGGAGAAACATTGCAATAGATAAATCTGTGTTTCCGCTTGGTTCGCTTGTCTTTGTATCGTCAAACAGGGCTGAGTTCGCTTCCAATGGCGGGGTGAAAGAAACTGTACCTCTAACGCGTTTTGCTCTTTGTATGGACACAGGCGGCGCTATCAAGGGCCCGGGCAGAGCTGACTTTTTCTGGGGCAGCGGCAAAGAAGCCGAATCACAAGCAGGCGTTATGAAAAGCCACGGCAGAATGTTTTTCATTGTTAAGAAAAAAACCGCTCCCTAA